One window from the genome of Synergistaceae bacterium encodes:
- a CDS encoding PDZ domain-containing protein, producing QKEKEKNKQQLQNIANDTAKNWGKFMTVVISQKGIDGMWEEIEKDMYAKGITLYKSVTDNITTGIYSQVLDTLQVFGEFSVNTKTQQCRYIIEMPMWGVKAIDTSSYTLPQTQPQINVVDVVDDYLGIITSTEKTKEGGFTILRVSPGGRSALAGVKENDVLIKIDTHELKEHDIERLASYVVLRYQQKAILTTTLLRNGETKVVEIQL from the coding sequence CAAAAAGAAAAAGAAAAAAATAAGCAGCAACTTCAAAATATTGCAAATGACACTGCAAAAAATTGGGGAAAGTTTATGACTGTTGTTATTTCTCAAAAAGGTATAGATGGTATGTGGGAGGAGATAGAAAAAGATATGTATGCAAAAGGAATAACTTTATATAAAAGCGTCACTGACAATATCACTACGGGGATATATTCCCAAGTACTTGATACGCTCCAGGTATTCGGCGAATTCTCAGTAAATACAAAAACACAACAATGCCGTTATATCATAGAAATGCCAATGTGGGGGGTTAAAGCTATCGATACAAGCTCATATACTCTTCCACAAACACAACCACAGATAAATGTCGTTGATGTTGTGGACGATTATTTAGGAATAATTACTTCAACAGAGAAAACCAAAGAAGGCGGATTTACAATTTTAAGAGTATCTCCCGGAGGACGGTCCGCGTTGGCGGGGGTCAAGGAAAATGATGTTCTGATAAAAATTGATACCCATGAGCTTAAAGAGCATGATATTGAACGGCTGGCGTCTTATGTTGTTCTAAGATATCAGCAAAAAGCCATCCTCACAACTACGCTATTGCGCAATGGGGAAACGAAAGTTGTAGAAATACAATTATAA